A stretch of the Manis pentadactyla isolate mManPen7 chromosome 16, mManPen7.hap1, whole genome shotgun sequence genome encodes the following:
- the TCP11 gene encoding LOW QUALITY PROTEIN: T-complex protein 11 homolog (The sequence of the model RefSeq protein was modified relative to this genomic sequence to represent the inferred CDS: deleted 1 base in 1 codon): MDLLKQKAEQRTLNVLQLSQYILSMMTLLCAPVRDEAVQKLENVTVPVQLLSGIFQVLGLMKMDMVNYTIQSLQPHLQEHSIQHERAKFQEPLNKQPSLLDHTTKWLTQVVAELSTPPLTSPDTPDSSPNETASSPEPLSPTAVLSQGYLNLILWDPENEEFPETLLTDRTRLQELQSQLHQLTILASILLVGSSFSGSVLFGLPQFVDKLKRITKALMEEFNSRPEEAVLPVSKQVNQEIHRSLKNNGLTALSSDNTASLMGQLQNIAKKEDCVCSVIVVCPFPTHRSADPFVSQMLFGSWCAVVSVRPSWRPLSQ, encoded by the exons ATGGACCTTCTCAAGCAAAAAGCAGAACAGAGGACCCTGAATGTCCTTCAGCTCTCTCAGTACATTCTCAGCATGATGACTTTACTGTGTGCACCAGTTCGAGATGAAGCAGTGCAGAAACTAGAGAACGTTACAGTCCCTGTTCAGTTACTGAG TGGGATCTTCCAAGTTCTAGGCCTGATGAAAATGGACATGGTGAACTACACTATCCAGAGCCTTCAACCCCATCTGCAGGAACATTCTATTCAGCATGAACGGGCTAAATTCCAAGAACCCCTCAACAAGCAGCCTA GCCTCCTTGATCACACCACCAAATGGCTGACGCAGGTGGTGGCAGAGCTCTCCACACCACCTCTGACTTCC CCTGACACTCCTGACTCCTCTCCAAATGAGACAGCCAGCAGCCCAGAGCCCCTCAGCCCCACAGCGGTGCTGTCCCAGGGCTACCTGAATCTTATTCTCTGGGACCCTGAAAATGAAGAGTTCCCTGAG ACTCTGCTGACAGACAGAACCCGGCTGCAGGAACTGCAGTCCCAGTTGCACCAGTTAACCATTCTGGCCTCGATCCTGCTAGTGGGCAGTAGTTTCTCTGGGAGTGTTCTGTTTGGCTTGCCTCAGTTTGTGGATAAGCTGAAACGTATAACCAAAGCCCTGATGGAGGAGTTTAACTCTAG GCCTGAGGAGGCTGTGCTGCCTGTGAGCAAGCAGGTGAATCAGGAAATCCATCGAAGCCTCAAGAACAATGGCCTTACTGCTCTGAGCAGTGACAACACAGCATCTCTGATGGGACAACTTCAGAACATTGCCAAGAAGGAGGACTGTGTCTGCAGTGTCATTG TTGTTTGCCCTTTCCCAACTCACAGATCAGCGGATCCATTTGTTTCTCAAATGCTGTTTGGTTCTTGGTGTGCAGTGGTCTCTGTTAGACCTTCCTGGAGGCCTTTGTCTCAGTGA